From Solanum stenotomum isolate F172 chromosome 2, ASM1918654v1, whole genome shotgun sequence:
AACACAGGCATAatcaaagtgaaaaaaataaataaaaacccAATAATCAAATTTACCTGGGTATTGTATTGTCTACCAAGAAGCTTTCTTTACACCCTGCAAAGCACCACGGGCAGCCAAACCACGAAAAACAATACGAGACATTCGAAACTTTTCATAAACTGCACGAGGTCGACCAGTAAAAATGCACCGATTTCTGATTCGCGTAAAGGAACTATTTCTGGGCAACTTGGCAAGCTTGTACTGATGAGCTTCTCGCATTTCAGGAGGAAGTTGAGGATCTTGAACAAAAGCTTTATACAACTTTCGCCTCAATTCATACTTAGCAGACAACAATCTACGTTTGTTATCTTGAATATTTCTCGTGAATTTCTTCCCCAAAGCCACCATTGAATTCATCTTTGCTCTCTCAGTTGATCGATTTGCTGTACAACTCCCAGATTTCAGCTTTTTCCGATCAATGGGTAATACACTATTAGGGCTTCACCTACAGCCCTTTTCGAGCTATAGGcccagaagaagaaaaaaagtaacaGGCCCAATAGGCCTAAGGAGGAGAGAAATATTAAGCCCAATAATAGTTACAAGACCAAAAATGGAATTTccatataatataaagttaagtataacttacataaatctcatagtgtaaaacctaaattacattttatccctatttttttctattttacaaaaatcccttaaaataaAAGTCATCCGGATACATAAGTTTCGTCCGGATATATTATGTGTGATACATTGCAAAAGCTGGCAGTTGCACCTAATAAGGAAACTAGCTGGCTATTGCGCTTTATTAGGAAAATTAACCTAAAATTGATTCTAAATCCCATGATTCAAGCATAAGTGATTGTTATCAATTCATCCCAATCTTTAACAGATTCACatctttcaaaattcaaattttcagcATCTCCATCATGCCGCCATTGCAGTCCAAATAGTGAAGAATTCAAATTACTCGATAAAATTGGCAAATACAATATGAATATATCGATTTTGTTGAGAGATATAAGAATTTAGGTAAGCGAGATGAGTTATGAAGGctacaaaagtgatggaattgttgttggacaatCGATTTCATTTATGAATCTCAAAGCCACCATTTCAGTTGAGTTGGAGATCAATGAGATTATGTAAAACTTGGAAATCAGATACATCATAGAAGGTAATAACTCATCTCCATTGAAAATTAAGAACGACATGGGTGTAAAATTGtattaaagatgaaaaaaacGAGTCTGAATTTTACAATATATAAGTCAAGGATACATTGCAAATTTTGATGTATCAAACATCTGATAATGTATCATAGTACTAAATTTTCTGATCATACTAATACATTCAATTACTCACTTGCTTCTGTAGTAACATGAATATTTTCATCTGTGGATTGGACAACTGAAAAATCCTCAATTTCTTGTTGATTCTTGATAGTATCATAAATATTTACATCTGTGGGTTAGAGTTCTGAAACATCCTCCATTTCTGTGGGTTAGAGTTCTGAAACATCCTCCATTTCTGTGGGTTAGAGTTCTGAAACATCCTCCATTTCTTGTTGATTCTTGATAGTATCATCAATttgtatttttagttttagaacAAACAATtgttaacaaatatattaatgaGTACAGTTTAATTAGTAACTTGCAATGTATCTTAGGTGTGTATCTGATACATTCTagtaaattttatgtatatgatacatactGAATAATACATGTTTTGAATGATACACCAATaaacattatttttgtataatttcacATAATTCCAAAAACTCCACGCATGATACAAAAATGCCCACCAGTTGAACGTGATACAAAAATTGTCCAACCCTTAAACATGATACAAAGAAAGGAGTACAGTTAACTTAGTAACTTGACATTTATCTTATGTTTGTATCTGATACATTTTAGTAAACTTTTGTATATGATGCATACTGAAAAAATACATGTTTGAATGATACACTATTGaacattatttttgtatcaataatttcataatttttgcccccccccccccctttttggTGGTTTTAACAACCTTAGCTTTcaaggttgaagaagaagaaattgataACAAATGATGAGCCTGATCTCCAGTAATAGCACAAGTTTAGCTATCGCATTTCGATCTGAACTGGCATCGATAGCATGAACTCGATCTCCGGTAGCAGCATAGATTTGGTTGTTGCATTTTGATATGAACTAGCGTTGGTAGCCATTGACACAATACTATGATTGCACAAAAGATGGGATATGAGCAGTTGAAGTTTTGAGAGAAATTGTTTTGACAGGAAAGAGActgatttcaaatttcaaactaatGAAGCAATTAACTGAAAAGATCATGGAAATAAATTGGGAGAGATTTGTGGAGTGAAATCAGGAAGTAATAAATGTGGGTTTGGGGACTGGGGAGTTATGTATcaagaattttgattttgggagtaaaataagggattttggaaatttttagaAATGAGAGGGAATAATGGGAATTATGGAACATAAAGATGTGTATATAGGTAATTAATCCTAAAGTTAAACCAACTAttatgcattttttattttgaattttttgtacTTTTAGAAATGCATTTTTTATACTTCCATTGGACGATTGTAACAGCCCAATTCACTAATGACGTTGTCCACTTCGGATCTAGGTCTGCACGCTTTAAAACATGTAATTAGGATTGGAGATTTTCTTGAGCATctcttttgttttgtgttttttcGAAATGGAATTAGCCTAGGTTGTTACGACTAAGGTTTGCTTGACAATCGATAGGACGATACCAAAGgattagtttatatatatatatatatatattagacgTTGAACCTTCACGTAGAAGTTATAAGCatttttaaatatacatatatcaaGAGCAACTAGCAAGTCAAAGAATTTTGTTGTACTTACCTCAAACAAAACAATTCAATTTTACAAGCTAAACATGCTTCAAATTCTAAGTAGAACCTCTGAGTCTTTCAGACTAATAAGGAAAACATAAACTATCAAAGTTCTTAAACAAAtagcaaattttttttaaaaaaattcgaaaACAAGTCCTCTCATGCCTCTTTTTCGTCCTTAACAATCATCTGAATCACTTGATGAATTAGTATCTGAATTACAATTTGATGGATTTAGTACAGCTCCAGTGAAAAGTACCAATCTTGAAACCTCTTCCCTTACCATGAACAAGAAAGGGTGATCTGCTACAAATTTTGGCCTAGGGGCTTCATACATCGAACACCCCATGTCATCATCGGACACCACAGTAACAACTGCTGCCTCAGTACCCTTCTCGTTTACTTCGATAAATGCTTTTTGTATTATCCTGTTGACAAAGAATGGCCCCTCAGGTTTCACAATCTCTGTGAGCTCCATGCACTTGTCATCAAAAGGAAGAGTCAATCCCATTTCCCTCATTGTTCTTATAACTTGTTTCATCGCAGTGTACGTGAATTTAAACTTTGGGATGTAGAATGCATCAAGTGACACAGAACAAAGGTTGAAATTTTGGGTAAAGAATTTTGGATCAGAATTCACTTTTTCCAATAAGCTAGGCAATCCATTCTTTTCATTTGGAAGGAAGATAAACATAGAGAAGTCTTTGTTATCGCCATTTTTTCCAATTTCATATGGAATTTTAGCAACTTGATAGCCTTCAAATGATCCATAGGTGAAATTGTCGCAGCCAGTCATGAAGGGAACTGAAATCTTGTCACCATTGAGTAGGTAAAAGTCTCTGTCTATGGTGCATTCTTCATCAAAATCCCACGTACCTTTAAAATAGAGGGCGTTCGCTAAAAGGACCTTTGTATCATCTGTGATGTACTTTGGCTTTAGAATATCTTTGATAAGGCCTCTTGATGCAGTCTCTGCCCAGATGTTAACATCTTCTGCCACCTCTTCCTTCACAATAATAAAAGTCAATTATTTATGGAATTCATCAACATTGTACACTAATTAATAGCTTGCAGACAAGGGGAAACTATGGCATATTGATCCTGCAATTTGTCAGAAAACCGTGTGGAATTAGGTCGCTCGAATTCCAGCAGAGCCTATAAATTTATATCCTGAATACGCCTCTGTCTCTAGAGTCACAAATGAAAACAAGGAATAACAAAAGTGACATTTTTAATTCAGTGCTTCTAAACTTTGGTTCACTTGTGTCAAGCAcaccaataaaaataatattttcacatttcttCAAATCTCAGAAATGTTTGACATTATAACAgcaagttaaaaattaaaattaataagcAACTTCCTGACATCTTTTTTCTGTAAAcaaatatctcaaaaaatatacaaatataatgacAACAACTAACATATCCCGTGTAACTCCATTACGCTTTTGTTCGAATGGTTGTtacgtattgtttcataatgaatagtattgtattatattgtatattgttgtattcTATCATActatattgttttaatgaataaaatatttggatAGATTCTATGTTCTTggtaaatgataaaataaaactcttataaaatatagaaagaaatattaagatAATAACATGATCACACCAAATTGACACGATACAATAAAATTGAAGTAACACCTACAATATGATACAATGCGTGACAACCATCCAAACCAGGTGTTAGGGGGTTCTAAAAAGAGTAGGGTGTACGTAACTATGAtatgaaaaaggaaatacaaCAATAAAGAAAACACAACAAGTAATAAGACAAACAATACAAAGCAATCAGGATGAAATTAAACAGAACACTTACCCTGAGGTTAAAATCAACAATTTTAGGCTCAATTTTATAGAGAGTAGTGGCTAAATGTTTGAAAGAGTCTCTGATTTCATGAGTATATGCGACCCACATTCCATTAAGAAAACTCAAATCAGGGCCACCATTACTATTGCTCTCAATAACATTAGCCATATTTAAGAACTTGGAATTTAAATCGTCAATGTCACGAACACCGAGAAATCGAAGCATCTGATCCAATGTATCGCCCCTTGCTCCGACGGCCGTCATGTTCAGTACGGCGTGGAAAGATAATGGAGAGAGCAGTATGTTAGTATTCgaatttttggtttttttaagcTCTTTTTGAATCTCTTTTTGAATAATTCGACTTGTAACTTGTGGGCAATAatcaattttctcttcttttcgttTCGCCATGGATTTGTTGATCGGTAGgaagaaagttgaaagttataATGAAAACCCTAGTTCCTGCTGATTTCCCTATaaatattaggaaaaattactaGAATGCACACGCCTAGTTAacatattctcaatatttccctactattttaaaaaaatattaaaattccTATTGTTTCCACAAAACTAAACCACCGAATACATTATTCTTGAAGAAGTCTAAATCTTACTTTCCCACCCCTAAATTTACTCCAATAATTTCTCCTCAGATTTTCCCACAACCCACGATTTCCTCTCCAAAATTTTCTCCCCCATTATTCTCAACAGATTCATTACtccaattttgaatttcaaactaATTCTCTCTCCATTCAACTAATTTCAGAGTTTGAAATAGATAGtctcttcatcttcaactttttttttccatattttcttATACTTTATGGATCATCCGTCTTTTAGTATTGAGATTACCCAAATAGTCACAGCTAACGCTAATCGAATCTCTTATTATGAAGATCCTCTCTAATAGGTTGCATGATCCTATAACAATGGCTAAGCAAAGTTCTAAGAAGTCAAAACCTTAAAAGGAGGCACATGGAAAAACACCtaagaaaaggggtagaaaggtTGCCCCGGCCATATCCAGATCTGCATTATCAACGTAtgtattttactattttttttatttttctgtaatTTTATGTATTCACATGTTACTATTGAATCCATAACATTCGTTTGAGGTGGAATTTGTTCAAGATATTATGCAACAAGGAAACGACAATATGTAACTATTGAATCAATTTTTCATTACTTACACATTTGATCTGtttttataatgtatcttcttcttttttgtagtGACTGcgaaatatttttgttgtttttgttgaatttctgAGCGGTGAAACCAACATCCCATCTAATGATTTTCGAAGTGACTATCTTCGCACTAAATATGCAACATTGTTATGAAAGTATGGTCTCAACAAGGCCAAGGCGAAATATGTTAGCGAGAATGATGATCCTACAAGGCCGAAGAGTGACTACACTCCACCAACAGAAGATGATCTTGTTAATGTAGAATAGATTTTTATATATCGATTCACCGACAGTTgttaatgatattatttttaagataCATTAATTAGTGTTTTTTTGAGTATTTCTTCCCGTTTGAAGATACTACTTCTAAATGTGAAGAgtttttatgttgaaaattatttatttcgcttttcattttgttttcaatatatttaatacctTGTTAAATTTTGTCTCTTATAAGTATAGTACACATCACTATAGTTGATACTATATTGTTAGCAGATAcaagatttttcaaaactttattatgtatatgatacacgATTACTTCCGATATAACAAAATTTGTATGTATCACAACACCtgatactatatttttatacttGATACAAATTAgttaattttcaatatatttagtACCTTTTAACATTACGTCTCTTATAAATTTGGTACAAATGACTACACTTGATTCTATATTATAAGTTGATACAAATTtgccaaaaaatatattatgtatatgatacacaattattatttatcatGCTTTCAAAATCACTAATTGATGTGTCTCACAAAACTTGATACTATATACTTACAATTGTTACAATCCTCTAATTTTGTAATATATTTAGTATCTTTTAACGTTATGGCTCTTATCCTATACACATCACAACTCTTATTCGGTACATATCACAACACTTACTATATTATCCGATACAAAAATTTTCAAAGAATTAAGTATCAAATTCATTATGTTAAACAAATCAATGCAATGTAATAGTATTTTCAGTACTTATTAGCAGTTACatatacattaattacttaACCAATGTAacgtatattttaaaaataactttgtaTCAAACACAAAACAATACACAATATGTATACCAGATTCACTTTAtcaaaaattaacaataaaaaaatataagcaGAACTGAATAACATAACAATTAAATTTATTGAATCAGAAATTAGTAAGctaaaagtactttttaatgTAAACATTTGTAACAGTGGAAAGAAAtgttatcatttgaaaattattagatctgaaaaaaaaagtactccaAAAAAGTATTGATCAAGATTCTATCGGGAAGAAAGTACAAGTTCTTCGATTGTGGTCTTCTTGTCCACATCACCCACAACAATTCATGTTTGATGTTAGTTTTTCATCtgaatttttcttcctttttttcttgatCTACTGGACATTCTTTTGTATCTTGTTGGCAACACAACTTCTTCCAAAACACAATCTGAAACTGACCAATCACTTTTGTCCGACATTGATTCCATTGGAACTGCATAACACACTAATACATAGCTGCAATTGtaccaaatataaaattaataaacgCCCTTGACACCAAAGGTTCAAGAAGCCAAAACAACATCCcaaaccaaaagaaaataaaaagaaaaaatagccataaaaacaaaacaaaaatagaaatttatagCTGCTATGTCCGAAGACCATCAATCTTGCATCTTCCGGCCATAGAGAGGGTGGCTCGCCGGAATGAACCAACAATTTCTCTCCACTCTAGATTTTTTTAGGATCAAGCTTTTGCAGTTTTTTGGAAGAACAGGGAGACACAATTTGAcaacttgaaattttaattttttagttatgttaCTTTTTTGTGAACGACTGattgttagaagaaacaaacgtACACTTGATTTGTGggattcaattatattttttgtttttagtcCCTAATTTAGCGCAATAATTTGATAAcagaaatatttaaattaaagtatttgcGCTTCCCAATTATGTATCTGAAAggtattaaaataaagaaatttatgtaatttatgaAAGAGTAggaatataatgtaatttgtttGTTATACTTTGTGGTTTGCATAATTTTTACAATTGCCATTAATTTTCAACATTCACACTCTTGTATTAATTTATGGTAGTTAAATAATAACAATTGGTAATGGATATATTAACGAAGGaaagataatataatatacCAACTTGTATTAATTTATGGTTGTTAAGTAATAACAATTGATAATTGATATATATCATAATTAGCTATTTTCCTCTATTTAATTGAAAAGGAATCCTTTTTGCTCACAAGAAGTCTTGAAATTATATTTCCTTTTCTATACATaactcataaaaataaatttatattttattttattttttttaaaaaaactatctTGATGTTGATGCAATGCAACTCTTTGGAAAGATTATAGGTCTTCCAAAATAACTTGTTGATTTTATCTCTACCTATTAATACATATTGATCTAAGTAGGGTAGGGGAAAACCTACTCATCCTAAGTATGTCTCTTCATCTTTTAGTTATAAGAAACAAGATGAAAAGTTCCCTTTTTTCCAGCAGTGACAAGATATCATCGCacgaaaatataaatttatgttagttaaaCAGCAGCACGGCATAAAGGCTGATGTAGAGTAGTAATAAAAAAGGTGCAGCATCATTGCTTCTCATAAAAGAAGGTATTTACAAAAACATATCAGAAATTATCATacgaaaatataaatttatgttaattgAAGAGTGGCACGACATAGAGGCTGATGTAGAGCAATAATAAAAAAGGTGAAACATAACATCTCTATTTAATTTCTTCCTCACAAAAAAGACCCAAAAATCTCTTTAATTTTCATATGATTTGTGTACTCAAGCTGTTGAAGTCTAAGAGACCATGtcaagatttttgaatttctttgtCATCTTCTTCAGCATAATTATTTGCTTCAGAGCAGGCAACATTGAAGCACCAACTGGTCATCTTCCTAAGGataaagatttgaaatttttcatcttttatttaatGTAAGTTGATGCCCATTTACTTTGATTGGCAGAGGAAGCTCCTGTTGTCTCCTGTATTTAAATTAGCAaaccaaaataataaaagatgaaaagaaaaagaaaagaactatcTGAGTCCACAAAACTCACTGTgtatccttaagaaatttaatcccttCAAGTACctgaggttgcagattaattcctcccaagataaaacggattaaccattaaagaaatagtagtacctcaaacttcgataattttaacgaactcaaaatgacagcaacgaatcacacacatAGACACGATCAATCgatttgtttttaagaaatgtatgcaaaagaatGGAAGAATTCAatgcagaaaaatgagaaaaaatctctctatttatagccaacaaagggtaaaggacACAACTCTTTGTAAAAAAGACAACCTTTTaaaaaggtcacaacactttgaaaaaggcacaacctttcaaatggtcacacctttagaaaggacacaacatatcataaaggtcacaactcttcggcatatcacaaccctttaggagagtcacaacccttcatttacTGTTCATACCTTTAAAATCCAACAACTCTTACAAAAATAGCCATTAcaagaaaatgcatttaaaGCTAAAAAACACATTGTAgctaaatatgaaattttctaTAGCTAAACGCTTTTgccataaaatattttttcgtaGCATTCGTGGCAAGATGTAGGGTGGCTAAAAGTTAGCTACAAACTTTACATGGTCTGTGGCTAAGGACTAATACTTATAGCTGctaaaaaaattgagttgtAGCTATAATAGTACAAAATTCTTGCTACAAAATATATACttgtagaaaaatatttttactcttttgCCACAACAAATTAAATCTATAGCAAGTTTTATATTGTAGACACAATATATTCTATTGTAGCAAATGACTTGATTTATTTtctatgaaaatttaaaatttgtggctattttatatttttaatcttgtggcaaGGATACTTGTATTTAtctacaaattttaaaaattatagctataaaattaaagcatttgccacaaatattttttcacaaaGCTAAGATTTGAAACTTTTTGCCATGACATACATAAACTATAGctagtatttttaattttgctaTGAAAAGTGAAAATGTGTCgccttattttttataattacataAAAGATTTAGtcataattacaaaaattcattACTACAAATTGAAGAATAGTGACATAAACATTATTAATCACAAGAATTTTTATAATGTAgctcaaaaataaatttcaacaattttgttaCTATAAATTTGAAAGGATTTTCCACAAGCTTTGTTAGTCAAAAAACATACATAATGTAACCATGAATACATTTTTGAGATTCCAAAATAATTCTCAACTTACATATAATTGTATTCTAAAATTTGAGAATAGTCATAATATACAATTCTTGTAAGACATCGTCTTGTTTGAGTCTAAAGTAACATAGTCTTCACCTATCTTTTCGTCCACAATCTTCAATTGCACCTTAGCTTGATCAACATTAGTTCCAATTTGTCATTTATATGCCCTTATTCCATAAATATGCCTATCAAtaatggtaaatattttatcatcaaGAATgtaatgatttaaaatttcaaggaaaaaatataattgtctatgatcatttttttacaaaaatgtttagcaaataacaaaaatacaaagaaaacaaAGGAGTAAGCAAACCTGTActtttaaacttcttaaaaccTGTAGATATGGATCTCAAATTTTAGTATCAATTATAAAACTCATACCTAAtcagaaaatttattttacattaaTAAACATATACAATCCATTGTAATACCCATCGACTCAAACTAGGACAATAATCTCatgcaaaatatataatatatttgtgtatgataaattatttgtggttcaatcttttcttgaacctatatataatagaaaatttaGAGCATACGACTGAGTAAACAAAAACTTTATATTGTGAAAACTTATCTCATCTGCCTGGAGAATGCTAGGTAAAacctacaaaaagaaaaaaaaaaacattagaagcaaaaaaattgaacaaaggAGGAAGGGGTGGACAAGAAGGATATGGGAAGAGTGGAAAGGATATCTAGGTTTTTATTAAATgggttttaaaattttggggGAAACTTTTGATCTTTTgcaagttttaattttttggggTAAGAGTTTTTGGATCTAAATGGGGAAGGGGGGAGACGGTTGGAGAGTTATTTTTGGTGAAGATTAATGCTTTGCttttatagttattatttttgcttattttaaaattaacaaatacaatattcttttatatataacaaatacaACAATTGTTATGATAAAATTAACAATTGTTATCGAtaataacaaagaaaattgtctcataaaaataaaaataattaataatattaacaataataaaacaaatatattatctattctgcttttcaaaataaatttttaacttataCTTCTTATGTCTCATATTAATTGtccaataacaataataataacataccTAGTGAAATCTCATAAGTGGGTCTAAGAAGAATAGAGTGTACCTAGACGTTACCACTATCTCGTGAAGGTAGGAAGACCATCGACTCATATTAGTTGTTcacattaataaaaatagttatctcaaattaattgtcaatttatgaattattgccataatattttataacttaaagctaaattatttatttagctacaaatatttcttcaaataatttattgtggCTAATAGGTTATTATTACTACGGTAAATTAAAATTCGTGgcaaaaaaatagtaattagcTACGAAATTTTACTATAGCAAAAATTCTATGGCTATATCATATAACTATTGTCACATCTTTTTATAACTTGAAGCAAAATTATTTACTTAGCCACaatattttgtttcaaataaCTTATTATGGCTAAAGAGTTGCTAGtgctacaattatttttattgggtCGCAAAAAAGTTATAA
This genomic window contains:
- the LOC125854725 gene encoding ribosomal protein S14, mitochondrial; this encodes MNSMVALGKKFTRNIQDNKRRLLSAKYELRRKLYKAFVQDPQLPPEMREAHQYKLAKLPRNSSFTRIRNRCIFTGRPRAVYEKFRMSRIVFRGLAARGALQGVKKASW
- the LOC125857130 gene encoding serpin-ZX-like isoform X1 translates to MAKRKEEKIDYCPQVTSRIIQKEIQKELKKTKNSNTNILLSPLSFHAVLNMTAVGARGDTLDQMLRFLGVRDIDDLNSKFLNMANVIESNSNGGPDLSFLNGMWVAYTHEIRDSFKHLATTLYKIEPKIVDFNLREEVAEDVNIWAETASRGLIKDILKPKYITDDTKVLLANALYFKGTWDFDEECTIDRDFYLLNGDKISVPFMTGCDNFTYGSFEGYQVAKIPYEIGKNGDNKDFSMFIFLPNEKNGLPSLLEKVNSDPKFFTQNFNLCSVSLDAFYIPKFKFTYTAMKQVIRTMREMGLTLPFDDKCMELTEIVKPEGPFFVNRIIQKAFIEVNEKGTEAAVVTVVSDDDMGCSMYEAPRPKFVADHPFLFMVREEVSRLVLFTGAVLNPSNCNSDTNSSSDSDDC
- the LOC125857130 gene encoding serpin-Z10-like isoform X2; amino-acid sequence: MAKRKEEKIDYCPQVTSRIILKEIQKELKKTKNSNTNILLSPLSFHAVLNMTAVGARGETLDQMLRFLGVRDINDLNSKFLNMATVIESNSNGGPDLSFLNGMWVAHTHEIRDSFKHLATTLYKIEPKIVDFKLKEEVAEDVNIWAETASRGLIKDILKPKYITDDTKVLLANALYFKGTWDFDEECTIDRDFYLLNGDKISVPFMTGCDNFTYGSFEGYQVAKIPYEIGKNGDNKDFSMFIFLPNEKNGLPSLLEKVNSDPKFFTQNFNLCSVSLDAFYIPKFKFTYTAMKQVIRTMREMGLTLPFDDKCMELTEIVKPEGPFFVNRIIQKAFIEVNEKGTEAAVVTVVSDDDMGCSMYEAPRPKFVADHPFLFMVREEVSRLVLFTGAVLNPSNCNSDTNSSSDSDDC